From Apium graveolens cultivar Ventura chromosome 9, ASM990537v1, whole genome shotgun sequence, the proteins below share one genomic window:
- the LOC141687160 gene encoding disease resistance protein RUN1-like isoform X2: MESDAVRAIGICGMGGIGKTTIAKAFYNIYCNKFDISCFSVNVKQHSQGGSSLLQLLQQLLIDLLRKKDYKIPDVESGIKKLTHILHSKRALIILDDLDCANYSEFLASIGNLFPAGSKIIITTRDANLLNKLKADVSEVDTYMVKTLGEIESLELFSYQAFRKPVPPESFKELSLNFVTHAGGLPLALKVLGSSLLGRTDESFWKKKLEKVKAIPENDIQKILQLSYDELEDETQKKIFLDIAFFFVGKDKDEATDVFKSCDFFPGVGIQNLVDRCLLTIDEYNIFEMHNLIQDMGRELGKTTRLFLRENAWKDLQNLEVSNPNENTFPVVFSLYKR, encoded by the coding sequence ATGGAGTCTGATGCTGTACGTGCCATTGGTATCTGTGGGATGGGCggaattggaaagactacaatTGCTAAAGCTTTCTACAACATATACTGTAACAAATTCGATATTAGCTGCTTTAGCGTAAATGTTAAACAGCATTCACAAGGAGGTAGTTCTCTACTTCAATTACTTCAGCAACTATTAATTGATCTTCTCAGAAAAAAGGATTATAAGATTCCTGATGTTGAAAGTGGAATAAAAAAACTGACACACATTCTTCATTCTAAGAGAGCTCTCATCATTCTGGATGATTTGGACTGTGCAAACTATTCAGAATTTCTTGCGAGCATAGGAAACTTGTTTCCAGCTGGAAGTAAAATTATCATCACGACAAGAGATGCAAATCTGCTAAATAAATTAAAAGCAGATGTATCAGAAGTTGATACATACATGGTGAAGACACTAGGAGAAATTGAGTCCTTGGAGCTTTTCAGCTATCAAGCTTTTAGAAAACCAGTGCCGCCTGAAAGTTTCAAGGAGCTCTCCCTAAACTTTGTAACTCATGCCGGTGGTCTTCCATTAGCTCTTAAGGTGTTGGGGTCATCTTTACTGGGTAGGACGGATGAGTCATTCTGGAAAAAAAAGCTTGAAAAAGTTAAAGCAATCCCGGAGAATGATATACAGAAAATCCTTCAACTGAGCTACGATGAATTAGAGGATGAGACGCAGAAGAAAATTTTCCTCGATATTGCTTTCTTCTTTGTCGGAAAGGACAAAGATGAGGCTACTGATGTTTTCAAATCTTGTGATTTCTTTCCTGGTGTTGGAATCCAAAATCTAGTGGACAGATGTCTACTGACAATTGATGaatataatatatttgagatgCATAATCTTATCCAAGACATGGGAAGGGAACTTGGGAAGACTACACGCTTGTTCTTGAGAGAAAATGCTTGGAAGGACTTGCAAAATCTAGAGGTAAGCAATCCAAATGAAAATACTTTTCCTGTTGTATTCAGTCTTTATAAACGTTAA
- the LOC141687161 gene encoding uncharacterized protein LOC141687161, whose amino-acid sequence MSTVIFQRMHNLRLLQIIDANDITRSFKNLLPKLRCIRWHYCPWTYLPSTFCPEDLVSCDMSGGKFKRLWKGPKPIRQINYLTCLNLRDCRGLKRLPESLGDMKALKNIDAGGTAIEKLPDSITKLKGLITLNLYKCKKLRKLPQDIGNMEGLESIGAGYTAIEQLPDSITKLKGLITLDLGGCKKLRKLPQDIGNMEGLEFIWAGYTAIEQLPDSFGGLVNLVKLRLSSCKKLRNLPNSICKLKLLKELYLRGCSNLEQLPEQLGNMQSLEYLSASYTAIEQVPDSIGLLGRLELLFFKGCKKLKFVPESIWNLTSVAHLTLHPGETDKISLST is encoded by the exons ATGAGTACAGTAATATTCCAAAGGATGCACAACTTGAGATTACTTCAAATAATTGATGCAAATGATATTACACGAAGTTTTAAAAATTTACTTCCCAAATTAAGATGCATTAGGTGGCATTATTGTCCGTGGACGTATTTGCCTTCTACCTTTTGTCCAGAAGATCTCGTCTCCTGTGACATGTCAGGTGGTAAATTCAAAAGATTATGGAAAGGACCAAAG CCCATTAGGCAAATTAATTATCTGACTTGTTTGAATCTGAGGGACTGCCGTGGTTTAAAACGATTACCTGAGTCGTTGGGTGATATGAAGGCCTTGAAGAACATTGATGCAGGGGGGACCGCAATTGAGAAACTGCCAGATTCAATTACTAAATTAAAGGGGTTGATTACATTGAATTTGTACAAATGCAAGAAGCTAAGAAAGTTACCTCAAGATATTGGGAATATGGAAGGCCTCGAGTCTATTGGGGCAGGTTATACTGCAATTGAACAACTTCCGGATTCAATTACTAAATTAAAGGGGTTGATTACATTGGATTTAGGCGGATGCAAGAAGCTAAGAAAGTTACCTCAAGATATTGGGAATATGGAAGGCCTCGAGTTTATTTGGGCAGGTTATACTGCAATTGAACAACTGCCAGATTCGTTTGGGGGCCTCGTCAATTTGGTTAAACTGCGTTTGTCCAGTTGCAAAAAGCTTAGAAATCTTCCAAATAGTATATGTAAGCTCAAGTTGCTTAAAGAACTATATCTGAGAGGCTGTTCAAACCTGGAGCAATTGCCTGAGCAATTGGGGAACATGCAATCTTTAGAATACCTGTCTGCATCTTACACAGCAATTGAACAAGTGCCAGATTCTATTGGACTGCTGGGTAGGTTAGAATTGTTGTTTTTTAAAGGTTGCAAGAAGCTTAAATTTGTGCCTGAAAGTATCTGGAATCTTACCTCAGTTGCACATTTAACGCTTCACCCAGGGGAGACGGATAAAATCAGTTTATCTACTTAA